ACCCTACGGCCCCCGACATACATTTAGGCCACACCGTATTATTAAGGAAGATGAGGCATTTTCAGGATCTCGGGCATAAGGTCGTTTTTCTTATAGGCGATCACACCGCGATGATAGGCGACCCTTCCGGAGTTTCAAAAACACGCCCCCAGCTTACCGTAAAAGAAGTCGAGGAGAACGCGAAGACTTATGAGCGCCAGATATCGCGCGTTCTTGATCCGAAGGCGCTTGAGATAAGATTTAACAGCGAATGGCTTGGCAAAATGACAGCCGTGGACATAGGCCAGCTCGCGAGCCGTTACTCGGTACAGAGAATGCTCGAGCGTGACGACTTTTCCAATCGATACAAACAGCAGAAGAATATAACGATACTCGAATTTCTCTACCCGCTCTTCCAGGGGTATGACTCCGTCGCTTTAAAAGCGGACGTTGAGCTCGGCGGCAACGACCAAAAATTTAATCTTCTCGTCGGCCGCGATATGCAGGGCGCATATGGACAGGAGGCGCAGGTCGTTATAACGATGCCGCTTCTCGAAGGCCTTGACGGTGTTAATAAAATGTCGAAGTCGCTTGGTAATTATGTAGGTATTAATGAAAACGCCAAAGACATGTTCGGAAAACTCATGTCGGTCTCAGACGAGTTGATGTATAAATATTACGAGCTTCTGACCGACGAGGATGTGAGCAGGATAAAATCGGATGTGAAATCCGGGGCTCTCCATCCTAAGGCCGCGAAAGTCAGGCTGGCCAAAATAATAACCGGACAATATCATACTCAGGCGGAAGCCGACAGGCAGGCTGAAGAGTTTGATCGCGCGTTCAAAGACAAGGGTTTTCCCGGAGACATAAAACTTACTGAGATATCCGTAAGTTCCGATACCGTGCCGATAGTATCGGTTTTGGCCGATCACGTAAAACTTTCCGGTAGTAGAGGAGAGGCTAAACGCAAGGTTCAGGAAGGCGCTGTGGATGTAGATGGCGGCAAAGTTAATAATCTGGACTTTGCGTTAAAGTTGGGGCGGGAATATAATATCCGCGTCGGCAAAAAGTTCGCCAGGGTTTTATTTAAAAAAATTTAAAAAAAGTGTTGACAAAAAACCGGGATATGGTATATTGGCATACACTAAGATTCTGGTTACAGCCTTAGAAAGACTGAAAAACAGCATCTTAAATAAGGAGAAGGTATTGATCACTTCACCTTGACAATTTTGGATTAAAAGTATATAGCTAGTGGATGTTATAAGAATCGTCCCCTGGGCGGTTCTTTTTTTGTCTGTTCTTTCATACGAGTTTAATGAATCGAATACCTGGTATTCGATTCTAATACCGACCAAGCCCCTGCGAATTTTGATTGGCTTTGCTAATCATGGATTTGCGGGAATAGGCCAAGATTGAGCTCTAAAGATATTACAATTGGAGAGTTTGATCCTGGCTCAGAGTGAACGCTGGCGGCGTGGATTAGGCATGCAAGTCGAACGATCTCGCAAGAGATAGTGGCAAAAGGGTGAGTAACACATGAGCAATTTACCCTTAAGTGGGGAACAACCTTGGGAAACCGAGGCTAAAACCGCATAAGACCACGATCGGGCATCCGGTTGTGATC
This genomic stretch from Candidatus Omnitrophota bacterium harbors:
- the tyrS gene encoding tyrosine--tRNA ligase; this encodes MEKNIDKQLELISRGAVEIIQKSELKKKLERAIKDNKPLVIKAGFDPTAPDIHLGHTVLLRKMRHFQDLGHKVVFLIGDHTAMIGDPSGVSKTRPQLTVKEVEENAKTYERQISRVLDPKALEIRFNSEWLGKMTAVDIGQLASRYSVQRMLERDDFSNRYKQQKNITILEFLYPLFQGYDSVALKADVELGGNDQKFNLLVGRDMQGAYGQEAQVVITMPLLEGLDGVNKMSKSLGNYVGINENAKDMFGKLMSVSDELMYKYYELLTDEDVSRIKSDVKSGALHPKAAKVRLAKIITGQYHTQAEADRQAEEFDRAFKDKGFPGDIKLTEISVSSDTVPIVSVLADHVKLSGSRGEAKRKVQEGAVDVDGGKVNNLDFALKLGREYNIRVGKKFARVLFKKI